The following nucleotide sequence is from Dyella sp. BiH032.
GGGTCCAGCGCCGACGTCGGCTCGTCGAGCAGCAGCACCTCGGGCTTCAAGGCGATGCCGCGGGCGATGCACAGGCGCTGCTGCTGGCCGCCGGAGAGGCCCAGTGCGTTCTGCTTGAGCTTGTCCTTCACTTCGTCCCACAGGGCGGCGCTGCGCAGCGCCTGCTCCACGCGGATCTCCATGTCGGCGCGCGACAGGCGCTCGTGGTGGCGGATGCCGTAGGCCACGTTCTCGAAGATGGTCATCGGGAACGGGACCGGCTTCTGGAACACCATGCCGACCTTGCTGCGCAGCTTGTTCATCGAATAGCGCGCGTCGAGGATGTTCTCGCCGTCCAGCGTGATCTCGCCCTTGGCCTCCAGCTTCGGGTAGATCGCGTAGATGCGGTTGAAGATGCGCAGCAGCGTGGACTTGCCGCAGCCGGAGGGGCCGATGATGGCGGTGACCTTCTTCTCCGGGATATCCATGTTGATGCCTTTCAGCGCATGGAATCCGTTGTAGTAGAAGTTCAGGTCGCGCACGCGCAGCTTGGTCGG
It contains:
- the pstB gene encoding phosphate ABC transporter ATP-binding protein PstB: MTESAVAGIHPQPAPALAPTKLRVRDLNFYYNGFHALKGINMDIPEKKVTAIIGPSGCGKSTLLRIFNRIYAIYPKLEAKGEITLDGENILDARYSMNKLRSKVGMVFQKPVPFPMTIFENVAYGIRHHERLSRADMEIRVEQALRSAALWDEVKDKLKQNALGLSGGQQQRLCIARGIALKPEVLLLDEPTSALDPIATGRIEQLVEELKSEYTIVIVTHNMQQAARCSDLTAFMYLGELIEFDRTEQIFTKPGKKQTEDYITGRFG